One genomic region from Myxocyprinus asiaticus isolate MX2 ecotype Aquarium Trade chromosome 27, UBuf_Myxa_2, whole genome shotgun sequence encodes:
- the LOC127417737 gene encoding UBX domain-containing protein 1-like isoform X1 produces the protein MQIFQQLRKLSRLSHTHCRSCVWIGSDTVVTMAEFTTLESLLEMGFNRNRAEKAVAHTGNQGIERAMDWLMEHENDPDIDEPYVPPVGNVLGSTEEPSSPCQSPTETSEFTENVAEDGDAKRPMTEEERREQVKRLEELMRARQEERRERERQEEIEREKQRRKQGQELLQVKQKLQDDEMKKLADQRRREKMEDRLAKQRVKEKIARDREERARKFGGCSSSTDLSSPPSEAPPQSLPDNQGPPPAKKDYDECRIQVRLLDGSTLSAVFKAQEPLAAVRVYVQMNGANGEDFNLITPYPRRVYTDLDMEKPLRELGLVPSAVLVVTKK, from the exons ATGCAAATTTTCCAACAGCTTCGCAAATTGTCCCGTTTGTCCCATACGCATTGCCGTAGTTGTGTGTGGATTGGAAGCGACACAGTGGT CACAATGGCAGAGTTCACCACATTAGAAAGCTTGCTGGAAATGGGCTTCAACAGAAACAGAGC GGAGAAGGCTGTAGCACATACTGGAAACCAGGGCATTGAGAGAGCAATGGACTG GTTAATGGAGCATGAGAATGATCCAGATATAGACGAGCCCTATGTCCCACCTGTCGGGAATGTTCTTGGCTCAACAGAAGAACCGAGCAGCCCATGCCAGTCTCCTACAGAAACCTCTGAAT TCACCGAAAATGTAGCAGAAGACGGAGATGCCAAACGACCCATGACAGAGGAAGAGAGGCGGGAACAAGTAAAaag ACTGGAGGAGTTGATGAGGGCGAGacaggaggagaggagagagagggagcgaCAGgaggagatagaaagagagaagcAGAGGAGGAAACAAGGCCAAGAGCTGCTGCAGGTCAAACAGAAACTTCAGGACGACGAAATGAAGAAGCTGGCGGACCAGCGCAGGAGGGAGAAGATGGAGGACAGACTTGCCAA GCAACGGGTTAAAGAGAAGATCGCACGAGACAGAGAGGAGAGGGCGCGAAAG TTTGGAGGCTGTTCATCAAGCACAGATCTGTCATCTCCCCCCTCTGAAGCCCCTCCCCAGTCTCTACCTGACAACCAAGGGCCTCCTCCAGCCAAGAAAGACTACGATGAATGTCGGATACAG GTGCGTCTTCTGGATGGGTCTACCTTGAGTGCTGTCTTTAAGGCTCAGGAACCTCTGGCTGCTGTGAGAGTCTATGTACAGATGAACGGGGCAAACGGAGAGGATTTCAACCTCATCACCCCGTACCCCAGACGTGTCTACACCGATCTGGACATGGAAAAACCCCTGCGTGAGCTGG GTTTGGTGCCTTCTGCAGTCCTTGTGGTTACCAAGAAATGA
- the LOC127417737 gene encoding UBX domain-containing protein 1-like isoform X2, with product MAEFTTLESLLEMGFNRNRAEKAVAHTGNQGIERAMDWLMEHENDPDIDEPYVPPVGNVLGSTEEPSSPCQSPTETSEFTENVAEDGDAKRPMTEEERREQVKRLEELMRARQEERRERERQEEIEREKQRRKQGQELLQVKQKLQDDEMKKLADQRRREKMEDRLAKQRVKEKIARDREERARKFGGCSSSTDLSSPPSEAPPQSLPDNQGPPPAKKDYDECRIQVRLLDGSTLSAVFKAQEPLAAVRVYVQMNGANGEDFNLITPYPRRVYTDLDMEKPLRELGLVPSAVLVVTKK from the exons ATGGCAGAGTTCACCACATTAGAAAGCTTGCTGGAAATGGGCTTCAACAGAAACAGAGC GGAGAAGGCTGTAGCACATACTGGAAACCAGGGCATTGAGAGAGCAATGGACTG GTTAATGGAGCATGAGAATGATCCAGATATAGACGAGCCCTATGTCCCACCTGTCGGGAATGTTCTTGGCTCAACAGAAGAACCGAGCAGCCCATGCCAGTCTCCTACAGAAACCTCTGAAT TCACCGAAAATGTAGCAGAAGACGGAGATGCCAAACGACCCATGACAGAGGAAGAGAGGCGGGAACAAGTAAAaag ACTGGAGGAGTTGATGAGGGCGAGacaggaggagaggagagagagggagcgaCAGgaggagatagaaagagagaagcAGAGGAGGAAACAAGGCCAAGAGCTGCTGCAGGTCAAACAGAAACTTCAGGACGACGAAATGAAGAAGCTGGCGGACCAGCGCAGGAGGGAGAAGATGGAGGACAGACTTGCCAA GCAACGGGTTAAAGAGAAGATCGCACGAGACAGAGAGGAGAGGGCGCGAAAG TTTGGAGGCTGTTCATCAAGCACAGATCTGTCATCTCCCCCCTCTGAAGCCCCTCCCCAGTCTCTACCTGACAACCAAGGGCCTCCTCCAGCCAAGAAAGACTACGATGAATGTCGGATACAG GTGCGTCTTCTGGATGGGTCTACCTTGAGTGCTGTCTTTAAGGCTCAGGAACCTCTGGCTGCTGTGAGAGTCTATGTACAGATGAACGGGGCAAACGGAGAGGATTTCAACCTCATCACCCCGTACCCCAGACGTGTCTACACCGATCTGGACATGGAAAAACCCCTGCGTGAGCTGG GTTTGGTGCCTTCTGCAGTCCTTGTGGTTACCAAGAAATGA
- the LOC127417736 gene encoding EH domain-containing protein 1-like: protein MFSWSKKEGKKDPELLQNVSEGLKRLYRTKLFPLEDTYHFHDFHSPALEDADFDNKPMVLLVGQYSTGKTTFIRHLMEQDFPGMRIGPEPTTDSFIAVMHGDQEGVIPGNALVVDPKKPFRKLNAFGNAFLNRFMCAQLNNPVLESISIIDTPGILSGEKQRISRGYDFAAVLEWFAERVDRIILLFDAHKLDISDEFSEVIRALKNHEDKMRVVLNKADQISTQQLMRVYGALMWSLGKIINTPEVARVYIGSFWAQPLLIADNRKLFEAEEQDLFRDIQSLPRNAVLRKLNDLIKRARLAKVHAYIISALKKEMPSVFGKDSKKKELINNLGAIYEKIQKEHNISPGDFPNLKKMQELLAAQDFTKFPVIKPKLLESVEDMLGNDIAKLMTQVRKEEADMPNQTVKGGAFEGTMNGPFGHGYGEGAGEGIDELEWIVGRDKPSYDEIFYTLSPINGKISGATAKKEFVKSKLPNTVLGKIWSLADVDKDGYLDDEEFALANHLIKVKLEGHELPAKLPTHLIPPSKRQEQL from the exons ATGTTCAGCTGGTCCAAGAAAGAAGGGAAGAAAGACCCAGAACTTCTCCAAAACGTGTCGGAGGGACTGAAACGCCTTTACCGCACTAAACTCTTCCCTTTGGAGGACACTTACCATTTCCACGACTTCCATTCACCGGCTTTAGAGGATGCTGACTTTGACAACAAGCCCATGGTGCTACTGGTGGGACAGTACTCTACTGGGAAGACCACCTTTATCCGACATTTAATGGAGCAGGACTTTCCCGGTATGAGAATAGGCCCCGAGCCGACGACGGATTCCTTCATAGCGGTGATGCACGGCGATCAGGAGGGCGTGATACCCGGTAATGCTCTGGTTGTTGACCCGAAGAAACCTTTCAGAAAGCTCAACGCTTTTGGGAACGCTTTCCTTAACAG GTTTATGTGTGCTCAGTTAAACAACCCCGTCCTGGAGAGCATCAGTATCATCGATACTCCAGGCATCCTGTCAGGGGAGAAACAGAGGATCAGCAGAG GCTATGACTTTGCTGCAGTTCTTGAGTGGTTTGCGGAACGAGTGGACAGAATCATCCTGCTCTTCGATGCCCACAAGCTGGACATTTCCGATGAGTTTTCAGAGGTGATCAGGGCCCTGAAGAACCATGAGGACAAGATGCGTGTGGTTCTGAACAAAGCTGACCAGATCAGCACCCAGCAGCTAATGAGGGTGTATGGTGCCCTCATGTGGTCACTGGGGAAAATCATAAACACCCCAGAGGTGGCGAGGGTGTATATCGGCTCATTTTGGGCACAGCCACTACTGATTGCAGACAACAGGAAGTTGTTTGAGGCAGAAGAGCAGGACCTCTTCCGTGACATTCAAAGTCTTCCACGGAACGCAGTTCTGAGGAAGCTGAATGATCTGATTAAAAGAGCACGTCTCGCTAAG GTACATGCTTATATCATCAGTGCTCTGAAGAAGGAGATGCCAAGTGTGTTTGGGAAGGACTCGAAGAAGAAAGAGCTTATCAACAACCTGGGCGCCATATAtgaaaagattcagaaagaacaCAACATCTCACCTGGAGACTTTCCTAACCTAAAGAAAATGCAG GAGTTACTAGCTGCTCAGGACTTCACAAAGTTTCCTGTCATAAAGCCAAAATTGCTGGAGTCAGTGGAAGACATGCTGGGCAACGATATAGCTAAGCTCATGACACAGGTGAGGAAGGAGGAGGCCGACATGCCCAACCAGACAGTGAAGGGTGGTGCTTTCGAGGGAACCATGAATGGGCCGTTTGGTCATGGATATGGGGAAGGTGCAGGCGAGGGCATCGACGAGCTGGAATGGATTGTGGGGCGTGATAAACCATCCTATGATGAAATCTTCTACACCCTTTCTCCCATCAATGGAAAGATATCAGGTGCCACAGCCAAGAAGGAGTTTGTAAAGTCCAAGCTGCCAAACACAGTGCTTGGAAAGATCTGGAGCCTGGCAGATGTGGACAAAGATGGCTACCTGGACGATGAAGAGTTTGCACTTGCCAATCACCTGATCAAGGTGAAGCTGGAGGGGCACGAGCTTCCAGCCAAACTGCCCACTCACCTTATTCCACCTTCCAAACGGCAAGAGCAGCTTTGA